In Candidatus Sedimenticola sp. (ex Thyasira tokunagai), the following proteins share a genomic window:
- a CDS encoding ABC transporter ATP-binding protein, translating to MILSHRLELVKANIIAILGAVVAVPIPLLIPLLVDEVLLKQPGAAVALIDSLFPADWHQPLLYILVILVLTLLMRLISLILGVWQMRQFTIISKDVTYRIRSSLLQRLRSVSMSEYETLGSATVASHLVTDIDAVDNFTGVATSKFLVAVMSITGTAIVLLWMHWQLALFILLLNPVVIWVTTVFGRKVKELKRRENSAYQLFQESLAETLDAIQQIRASNREQHYISRIIDKADHIRHHSAAFTWKSDAAQRLSFTVFLFGFDTFRAVSMLMVLYSGLTIGQMLAVFAYLWFMMGPVQEVLTIQYSYNGARAALERINQLLAISLEPSYPHKRDPFREKHTTALKLEHIHFRYGDGPRVLNNLSLEIAAGEKVALVGASGGGKTTLVQVILGLYPPESGNILFDGIPVSEIGMDVVRNNVATVLQQPALFNDTVRINLTLGQELEDEKLWHALEVAQLADTIRELDRGLDTLVGRNGIRLSGGQRQRLAIARMVLNDPKVVILDEATSALDTTTEQLLHTALQTFLKGRTTLIIAHRLSAVRQADRALVFEDGCIIEQGSHEELIQNQGLYASLYGRQEHS from the coding sequence ATGATCCTCAGCCATCGACTGGAGCTGGTCAAAGCCAACATTATCGCCATCCTTGGTGCCGTGGTAGCGGTGCCCATTCCCTTGCTGATTCCTCTACTGGTGGATGAGGTGCTGCTAAAACAACCAGGGGCGGCAGTCGCGCTGATCGACTCCCTCTTTCCCGCGGATTGGCACCAGCCACTGCTCTATATTTTGGTGATCCTGGTACTGACGCTTCTGATGCGCCTGATATCTCTGATATTGGGGGTCTGGCAGATGCGCCAGTTCACCATCATCTCCAAAGATGTCACCTACCGTATCCGCAGTAGCCTGCTGCAACGGTTACGTTCTGTCTCCATGTCTGAGTACGAAACTCTCGGTAGCGCCACCGTCGCCTCTCATCTGGTGACCGATATCGATGCAGTCGACAACTTTACCGGCGTCGCCACCAGCAAGTTCCTGGTGGCTGTTATGAGCATTACAGGTACGGCTATCGTCCTGCTGTGGATGCACTGGCAGCTGGCGCTTTTTATCCTGCTTCTCAACCCGGTGGTGATCTGGGTCACCACAGTGTTCGGCCGCAAAGTGAAAGAGCTGAAGCGGCGAGAGAACAGTGCCTATCAGCTGTTTCAGGAGAGCCTGGCCGAGACCCTCGATGCCATCCAGCAGATCCGCGCCAGCAACCGTGAGCAGCACTATATCAGCCGCATCATCGACAAGGCCGATCATATACGTCACCACTCTGCCGCCTTTACCTGGAAGAGTGACGCCGCCCAGCGTCTCTCCTTTACCGTGTTTCTCTTCGGCTTTGACACCTTCCGCGCCGTCAGCATGCTGATGGTGCTCTACTCAGGGCTCACCATAGGGCAGATGCTGGCGGTGTTCGCCTACCTCTGGTTCATGATGGGGCCGGTACAGGAGGTGCTTACCATTCAGTACTCCTACAACGGCGCCCGAGCCGCCCTGGAACGCATCAATCAGCTGCTCGCTATCAGCCTGGAGCCCAGTTACCCACACAAACGTGATCCGTTTCGGGAAAAACATACCACCGCACTGAAGCTTGAACATATCCACTTTCGCTATGGTGACGGGCCGAGGGTACTGAATAATCTTTCACTGGAGATCGCCGCCGGTGAGAAGGTGGCTCTGGTTGGCGCCAGTGGCGGAGGAAAAACTACCCTGGTACAGGTAATCCTCGGCCTCTACCCACCGGAGTCAGGCAATATTCTCTTTGATGGTATACCCGTATCGGAGATCGGAATGGACGTAGTGCGGAACAATGTAGCAACGGTGCTACAGCAACCTGCGCTGTTCAACGATACGGTGCGAATCAACCTGACACTGGGACAAGAGCTCGAGGACGAGAAGCTCTGGCATGCACTGGAGGTAGCCCAACTGGCCGACACCATTCGTGAACTCGACCGGGGTCTCGACACACTGGTAGGTCGTAACGGCATCCGCCTTTCTGGAGGCCAACGGCAGCGGCTGGCCATTGCCCGCATGGTGTTGAATGACCCCAAAGTGGTCATTTTGGATGAAGCGACTTCGGCATTGGATACCACTACGGAGCAGCTACTGCACACCGCCTTGCAAACTTTTCTCAAAGGGCGCACGACACTAATCATCGCCCACCGGCTAAGTGCTGTCAGACAGGCTGACCGTGCCCTGGTGTTTGAAGATGGCTGCATTATCGAGCAGGGGAGCCATGAGGAGCTGATTCAAAACCAGGGACTCTATGCCTCGCTTTATGGTCGTCAGGAGCATAGCTAG
- a CDS encoding M23 family metallopeptidase encodes MIHHQFFHHLSLVLIFSLLLSSPVAAAVTLEGKQIQGGLLVGQTDPGALVKLDEESVRVSPDGVFLLGFGRDHRKESRLQITYADGGQEQQLLTVGRREYQIQRIDGLPKRKVTPQKLDLKRIRKETAMTKSARRLDDARTDFLGGWIWPVTGRISGVYGSQRILNGEARRPHFGVDIAMPVGTPVKAPADGVVTMAHPDMFFSGGTLIVDHGHNLSSSFLHLSRILVEKGERIRQGDIIAEVGATGRVTGAHLDWRMNYHKHRLDPQLLVPPMPK; translated from the coding sequence ATGATACATCACCAATTTTTTCACCATCTTTCTTTGGTGCTGATCTTTTCGCTGCTGCTGTCGTCACCGGTTGCGGCGGCCGTCACCCTTGAGGGTAAACAGATTCAGGGCGGGTTGTTGGTGGGGCAAACCGATCCTGGCGCTCTGGTGAAATTGGATGAAGAGAGTGTTCGGGTGTCACCTGATGGCGTGTTCCTGTTGGGGTTTGGCAGGGATCACCGAAAGGAGAGCCGTCTGCAGATTACTTATGCCGATGGTGGACAGGAGCAGCAATTGTTGACGGTGGGGCGGCGGGAGTACCAGATTCAGCGAATTGACGGCCTGCCCAAACGCAAGGTGACGCCGCAGAAGCTGGATCTTAAACGTATCCGCAAAGAGACAGCGATGACCAAGAGCGCCCGTCGGCTTGATGATGCCAGAACAGATTTTCTTGGTGGCTGGATCTGGCCGGTCACCGGTCGTATTTCCGGTGTTTATGGTAGTCAGCGCATACTTAACGGTGAAGCGCGCAGACCCCACTTCGGTGTGGATATCGCCATGCCTGTCGGCACCCCGGTGAAGGCACCCGCTGACGGCGTGGTTACAATGGCCCATCCCGATATGTTCTTCTCCGGTGGTACCCTGATAGTTGATCACGGTCACAACCTCTCCTCTTCTTTTCTACACCTGAGTCGTATACTGGTGGAAAAAGGTGAGCGGATTCGACAGGGGGATATCATTGCCGAGGTGGGGGCAACGGGGCGTGTTACCGGAGCCCATCTCGACTGGCGCATGAACTACCACAAACACCGGTTGGATCCACAGTTGCTGGTTCCACCCATGCCCAAGTAA
- a CDS encoding TolC family outer membrane protein: MKKTLIPLFISSMLVGAPALGEDLVKIYQLAEMNDAQLRAAQAVRDSAFEAKPQAQAKLLPNLSLTTAANRVFSNVNASSSGASSTSYNKASLTLSLSHPIYHRDYAVQLEQADKQVAQAEVTYAAEKQGLIVRVAQSYFDVLSAQDALEFAQAETAAIERQLDQAKQRFEVGLIAITSVHEAQAAYDQSRADLIQAENVLDNAWEALREITNQPVDVLASVTDELPLAPPKPESIDQWGEGAQQQNLAIQAARLSSEIAKQNIEVKQAGDAPTVDLVGSHALALSASPTGTDSNTTTIGIQLSMPLYNGGSTDSLTRQARLDYQVAQENLDKQRRSVNRQVRDAYRGVVASISSVEALQASTVSAESALEATEAGFEVGTRTMVDVLNAQRDLFRARSNYSKVRYSYIVSGLQLKQAAGTLSADDIQQLNNALK, from the coding sequence ATGAAAAAAACGCTAATCCCGCTCTTTATCTCATCCATGTTGGTCGGGGCGCCCGCCCTGGGTGAGGATCTTGTCAAGATCTACCAGCTGGCGGAGATGAATGATGCACAGCTGCGTGCGGCTCAAGCTGTCAGAGACTCTGCATTCGAGGCCAAGCCCCAGGCACAGGCAAAGCTATTGCCGAATCTCTCACTGACCACTGCAGCCAATAGGGTTTTTTCAAACGTCAATGCTTCATCATCCGGTGCAAGCTCCACCTCTTACAACAAAGCAAGCCTTACTCTGAGTCTATCCCACCCAATCTATCACCGTGACTATGCGGTGCAGTTGGAGCAGGCAGATAAGCAGGTTGCCCAGGCCGAAGTGACCTATGCCGCTGAGAAGCAGGGGCTGATTGTGCGTGTGGCACAGAGCTATTTTGACGTCCTGTCAGCTCAGGATGCACTGGAGTTTGCCCAGGCGGAGACGGCGGCCATTGAGCGCCAACTGGATCAGGCAAAACAGCGGTTTGAGGTTGGCTTGATCGCTATTACCTCTGTTCATGAGGCTCAGGCTGCTTACGATCAGTCCCGTGCAGACCTGATCCAGGCGGAAAACGTGCTGGATAACGCTTGGGAAGCGTTGCGTGAGATCACCAATCAACCGGTGGATGTATTGGCGTCGGTTACAGATGAGCTGCCTTTGGCACCTCCTAAGCCCGAGAGCATCGACCAGTGGGGCGAGGGTGCCCAACAGCAGAATCTGGCTATCCAGGCGGCACGCCTCAGTTCAGAGATTGCCAAACAGAATATTGAGGTGAAACAGGCGGGGGATGCACCGACCGTTGACTTGGTAGGTTCACACGCCTTGGCCTTGAGTGCATCACCCACTGGCACCGACTCCAATACCACCACCATAGGTATCCAGTTGAGTATGCCCCTCTATAACGGTGGCTCCACCGACTCTCTAACCCGGCAGGCACGCCTCGACTATCAGGTGGCCCAGGAGAACCTCGACAAGCAGCGTAGATCGGTAAACCGGCAGGTACGTGATGCTTACCGCGGTGTTGTCGCCAGTATCAGCTCTGTGGAAGCGCTGCAGGCAAGCACTGTTTCGGCTGAGAGTGCGCTGGAGGCCACCGAAGCTGGTTTTGAAGTCGGCACCCGCACCATGGTTGACGTGCTTAATGCACAGCGAGACCTGTTCCGTGCCCGCAGCAACTACTCGAAGGTTCGTTACAGCTATATCGTCAGTGGACTGCAGTTGAAACAGGCTGCCGGGACACTTTCGGCAGATGATATCCAGCAGTTGAATAACGCATTGAAATAA
- the aroC gene encoding chorismate synthase, translating into MSGNTIGKLFTVTSFGESHGPAIGCIVDGCPPGLELTEADLQADLDRRKPGTSRHTTQRREADEVQILSGVFEGKTTGTPIGLIIHNTDQRSKDYSEIMDRFRPGHADYTYIRKYGVRDYRGGGRSSARETAMRVAAGGIAKRYLQQRHGIEIRGYLSQLGPIKVEKLEWSEVEKNAFFSPDPDKVPEMEAYMDRLRKEGDSVGAKINVVASGVPAGLGEPIFDRLDADIAYALMSINAAKGVEVGAGFDCVAQRGTQHRDEITPEGFLSNHAGGVLGGISSGQDILASVAFKPTSSILTPGRSINMDGKPVEVVTKGRHDPCVGIRATPIVEAMLAIVLMDQLLRHRGQNLDVINNGPQIPAAAD; encoded by the coding sequence ATGTCTGGAAATACCATTGGAAAACTGTTTACCGTCACCTCTTTCGGCGAGAGTCACGGCCCTGCGATCGGTTGTATCGTAGACGGCTGCCCTCCGGGATTGGAGTTGACCGAGGCTGATCTACAAGCAGATCTTGATCGCCGTAAACCAGGTACCTCACGCCACACAACACAGCGAAGGGAGGCGGATGAGGTACAGATTCTCTCCGGCGTCTTCGAGGGCAAGACTACCGGCACTCCCATTGGTCTGATAATCCACAACACCGATCAACGCTCCAAGGATTACTCGGAAATCATGGATCGTTTTCGCCCTGGCCACGCCGATTACACCTATATCCGTAAGTATGGTGTCAGGGATTACCGTGGGGGGGGGCGCTCATCCGCACGGGAAACCGCCATGCGTGTGGCGGCGGGGGGTATTGCCAAGCGTTATCTGCAGCAGCGCCACGGCATAGAGATACGCGGTTATCTCTCTCAACTCGGCCCAATCAAGGTAGAGAAACTTGAGTGGAGCGAGGTGGAAAAGAACGCCTTCTTCTCACCCGATCCCGATAAAGTGCCGGAGATGGAGGCGTATATGGATCGCCTGCGCAAGGAGGGAGACTCCGTCGGTGCCAAAATTAATGTCGTCGCATCCGGTGTGCCGGCAGGTCTTGGTGAGCCGATTTTTGATCGCCTTGATGCAGATATTGCTTACGCACTGATGAGCATCAATGCCGCCAAAGGGGTGGAGGTTGGTGCCGGATTTGACTGCGTTGCCCAGCGGGGAACCCAGCATCGGGATGAGATCACTCCAGAGGGTTTTCTAAGTAATCACGCCGGGGGTGTACTGGGAGGGATCTCCAGTGGCCAGGATATTCTGGCCAGTGTCGCTTTCAAACCCACCTCCAGCATCCTCACACCGGGGCGCAGTATCAATATGGACGGTAAGCCGGTGGAGGTGGTTACCAAGGGGCGTCATGATCCCTGTGTAGGCATACGTGCCACTCCTATTGTCGAGGCGATGCTGGCTATCGTGTTGATGGATCAGCTGCTGCGACATCGTGGGCAGAATCTGGATGTAATCAACAATGGGCCGCAGATACCTGCTGCGGCAGATTGA
- a CDS encoding MFS transporter has protein sequence MPYWRLSGFYFFYFAALGGLIPYWGLYLKSLGFDAIAIGELMAIPMATKFVAPYVWGWLGDHLGRRMVIVRLGSLLTSLIFIAVFWLQGFWELGLAMVLFSFFWNAVLPQFEAVVLDYLGEGVSRYARIRLWGSIGFIFTVIALGVAVDLQGPLVILPALFGLYAAIWLSSLLIIDPDVQPHPPEQVSILEVLKRPAVIAFFVVCFLLQAGHGPYYGFYSIHMEDIGYSKTVIGLLWALGVVAEVIIFLFMHRLLQGHGARKVLLVSLLLTIVRWLLIGHFAHSLEILFLAQLLHAASFGSFHAAAIHLVHHYFTGKHQGRGQALYSSLSFGFGGALGTLVSGFLWDDAGPAVAFTVAAVATFAALLIASRWVVNELEVKQ, from the coding sequence ATGCCTTACTGGCGCCTGTCAGGCTTCTACTTCTTCTACTTTGCTGCACTCGGGGGGCTGATCCCCTACTGGGGGCTCTATCTCAAGAGTCTCGGCTTTGATGCTATCGCTATTGGCGAGTTGATGGCCATACCAATGGCTACCAAGTTTGTCGCCCCCTACGTATGGGGCTGGCTCGGTGACCACCTGGGCCGGCGAATGGTCATTGTCAGGCTGGGTTCTCTCTTGACCAGTCTGATCTTTATTGCAGTGTTCTGGCTCCAGGGTTTCTGGGAGCTGGGGCTGGCGATGGTGCTTTTCAGCTTTTTCTGGAATGCGGTACTGCCCCAGTTTGAGGCGGTGGTACTCGACTACCTGGGTGAGGGGGTGTCACGTTATGCCCGTATCCGTCTCTGGGGCTCTATCGGTTTTATCTTTACTGTAATCGCTCTTGGTGTGGCCGTCGATCTACAGGGGCCGCTGGTGATTCTACCCGCCCTGTTTGGTCTGTATGCGGCAATCTGGCTCTCCAGCCTGTTGATCATAGATCCCGATGTTCAGCCCCATCCACCAGAACAGGTCTCGATTCTTGAAGTCTTGAAGAGACCTGCGGTGATCGCCTTTTTTGTAGTCTGCTTTCTGCTTCAGGCAGGCCATGGGCCTTACTACGGTTTTTACTCCATCCACATGGAGGATATCGGCTACAGCAAGACAGTGATAGGCCTGCTTTGGGCGCTGGGTGTAGTAGCAGAGGTGATCATCTTTCTCTTTATGCACCGCCTGCTGCAGGGCCATGGGGCGCGTAAGGTGCTGCTGGTCAGTCTTCTTCTGACGATAGTACGTTGGCTGCTGATAGGTCACTTTGCTCACTCACTGGAGATACTCTTTTTGGCGCAGCTGCTTCATGCGGCCAGTTTCGGCTCTTTTCACGCCGCGGCAATCCATCTTGTTCACCACTACTTCACCGGCAAACACCAGGGAAGGGGGCAGGCTCTCTACAGCAGCCTCAGTTTTGGATTTGGCGGTGCCCTTGGTACCCTGGTGAGCGGCTTTCTCTGGGATGATGCCGGTCCGGCTGTCGCATTCACCGTAGCGGCGGTTGCCACCTTCGCCGCGTTGTTGATCGCTTCTCGCTGGGTGGTTAATGAACTTGAAGTGAAACAGTAG
- the lpxD gene encoding UDP-3-O-(3-hydroxymyristoyl)glucosamine N-acyltransferase, translating to MMNYSLEQISRQLGAILEGEGEKLISGIASLDSATDEQITFAEDERFLARIEQGAAGAVIVGEGFPAIAGKNLLRVPQPRLSFVYAVEMFLPEPVPGGIDTGAKVHESVTLAGDITIGACAVVCAGASIGAGSVVQSGAYIGPDVVIGERCRIEANATLLDGVVIGDRVIIHSGAVIGGEGFGFVWVKDHHHKVPQVGRVAIENDVEVGCNSCVDRAALGVTYIRRGTKIDNHVHVGHNSDIGEDVIITGQVGISGSVTVGDRAMFGGQSGVVDHVTIGEGALIGASTLVTHDVAAGESVWGFTGKTMSKAKHELAAMGRLPELLRRFRQQERKLVALKSRIDELEGGTKTP from the coding sequence ATGATGAATTACAGCCTCGAACAGATAAGCAGACAGCTTGGTGCCATCCTTGAGGGTGAAGGTGAAAAGTTGATCAGTGGTATTGCTTCCCTCGATTCGGCAACCGATGAGCAGATCACTTTTGCAGAGGATGAGCGCTTTCTCGCCCGAATAGAACAGGGTGCGGCTGGTGCTGTGATCGTCGGGGAGGGTTTTCCAGCCATAGCAGGAAAGAATCTGTTGCGGGTGCCTCAGCCCAGACTCTCGTTTGTCTATGCAGTTGAGATGTTTCTACCCGAACCGGTACCCGGCGGCATAGACACCGGAGCGAAGGTGCATGAGTCGGTCACCCTGGCCGGCGATATCACCATCGGTGCCTGTGCTGTGGTCTGTGCAGGTGCCTCTATTGGTGCCGGAAGTGTTGTTCAGTCCGGCGCCTATATCGGTCCGGATGTTGTCATTGGTGAACGCTGCCGAATCGAAGCCAATGCTACGCTACTCGATGGTGTGGTTATCGGAGATAGGGTGATCATTCACTCCGGTGCGGTCATTGGTGGTGAAGGTTTTGGTTTTGTCTGGGTTAAAGATCACCACCATAAAGTTCCACAGGTTGGGCGGGTAGCGATTGAGAATGATGTAGAGGTCGGCTGCAACAGCTGTGTCGATAGGGCAGCCCTGGGTGTTACTTATATCCGGCGTGGTACAAAAATCGATAACCATGTACATGTTGGCCACAATAGTGATATTGGTGAGGATGTGATTATCACTGGTCAGGTCGGTATTTCAGGCAGTGTTACCGTGGGCGATAGGGCCATGTTCGGCGGTCAGTCAGGAGTGGTGGATCATGTCACTATCGGCGAAGGCGCACTGATCGGCGCATCTACACTGGTGACGCACGACGTGGCAGCGGGTGAATCAGTATGGGGCTTTACCGGTAAGACGATGTCGAAAGCCAAACACGAATTGGCGGCTATGGGGCGTCTGCCTGAACTGCTGAGACGATTCAGGCAGCAGGAGCGGAAGCTGGTGGCACTCAAATCCAGAATTGATGAGTTGGAAGGGGGTACAAAGACTCCCTAG
- a CDS encoding RNA polymerase sigma factor, translating to MSSDIYQEIIDLLPKLRRFAYGLTRSKESAEDLVQEACARLLADLKEKESYFERWLFRTIRNIHIDQVRKNSVAERHQSHLVDHDTPYIDGSEVVETLITLDQAKSVLFELSEEHRTVILLIGVEGFSYREAADILDLPVGTVTSRLARARNSVVQMVNGGSVNEGDLEVQRL from the coding sequence GTGAGTTCTGATATCTACCAGGAGATAATTGATCTGCTGCCAAAGCTACGGCGCTTTGCTTATGGATTGACTCGTTCCAAAGAGAGTGCCGAGGACCTCGTGCAGGAGGCCTGTGCCCGCCTGCTCGCCGACTTAAAAGAGAAAGAGTCCTATTTTGAACGTTGGTTGTTCAGGACTATTCGTAATATTCACATTGATCAGGTGAGAAAAAACAGTGTTGCAGAACGCCACCAGAGTCATCTTGTAGACCATGATACGCCCTATATAGACGGTAGCGAGGTGGTCGAAACCCTGATAACTCTGGATCAGGCGAAGAGCGTCCTATTTGAACTATCTGAGGAACATCGCACGGTAATTCTTTTGATTGGAGTGGAAGGCTTCTCTTACCGTGAGGCGGCGGATATTCTTGATCTTCCGGTCGGAACAGTGACCAGTCGCCTGGCAAGGGCACGGAACAGTGTTGTGCAGATGGTTAACGGCGGAAGCGTGAATGAGGGTGATTTGGAGGTGCAGCGTCTATGA
- a CDS encoding YdiU family protein, which translates to MNFINSYAKLPEHFYAHIRTDSAPKPALLAWNEDLATHLGLNDLGADKAGLARIFGGNEPLPGGKTIAMVYAGHQFGNFVPQLGDGRAALLGEVLSPIDGGRYDIQLKGSGQTPFSRRGDGKSSLGPVIREYLLSEAMHRLGVPTTRALAAVSTGETVIRESGEPGGILTRVASSHIRVGTFQFFATRNDRDALVELTHYAIARHYPDAASSDRPVLAFFSEVVKAQAKLVAHWMALGFIHGVMNTDNTAISGETLDYGPCAFMDEFHIDKVFSSIDQYGRYAYGQQAGMAQWNLARLAECLMMLEGEQDEYESALKRFQSIFEAHYFALMSEKLGLANHNEGNTELVTDWLQHLQEHQLDYSLSFRQLATRMNKNDSPVFGDFETRWLQRIDNQPGGRQSAVQLMTSSNPVVIPRNHQIERAIQSAFQGDFSVFDELRLVLAEPFIEHPGLAHYSEPPLASERVAMTFCGT; encoded by the coding sequence ATGAACTTCATCAATAGCTATGCCAAGCTCCCTGAACACTTTTACGCCCACATCCGGACCGACTCCGCCCCCAAACCTGCATTGCTTGCCTGGAATGAGGATTTGGCTACACACCTCGGCCTGAATGATTTAGGTGCCGACAAAGCCGGATTGGCTCGCATTTTTGGTGGTAATGAACCTCTGCCCGGTGGCAAGACCATTGCTATGGTCTACGCCGGCCATCAGTTCGGCAACTTTGTGCCTCAGCTCGGCGATGGGCGGGCGGCACTGCTGGGGGAGGTTCTTAGCCCTATAGATGGGGGCCGTTACGATATCCAACTCAAGGGATCGGGGCAGACCCCCTTTTCCCGTCGTGGCGATGGCAAATCATCACTGGGACCGGTCATCCGCGAATATCTGCTCAGCGAGGCGATGCATAGGCTGGGTGTGCCAACCACACGGGCTCTTGCGGCAGTCAGCACCGGTGAGACAGTGATCCGTGAATCGGGCGAACCCGGTGGTATCCTTACACGGGTGGCTTCCAGTCATATCCGCGTGGGTACCTTTCAATTCTTCGCCACTCGGAATGATCGGGATGCATTGGTGGAACTCACCCACTACGCCATTGCCCGGCACTATCCTGACGCGGCGTCAAGCGACCGCCCGGTGTTGGCTTTTTTCTCAGAAGTGGTCAAAGCCCAGGCCAAACTGGTTGCCCACTGGATGGCCCTCGGATTCATCCACGGCGTAATGAATACTGACAACACCGCCATCTCCGGCGAAACTCTGGATTACGGCCCCTGCGCCTTCATGGATGAGTTCCATATCGATAAGGTTTTCAGCTCCATCGATCAATACGGTCGCTACGCTTACGGTCAGCAGGCCGGCATGGCGCAATGGAACCTGGCGCGGTTGGCCGAATGTCTGATGATGCTGGAAGGAGAACAGGATGAGTATGAGTCGGCACTGAAGCGGTTCCAATCGATTTTCGAAGCCCACTATTTTGCGTTGATGAGTGAAAAGCTCGGTCTTGCCAACCACAACGAGGGTAACACTGAGCTGGTCACTGACTGGCTGCAACATCTGCAGGAACATCAACTTGATTACAGCTTGAGCTTCCGGCAACTGGCCACGCGCATGAATAAAAATGATTCACCCGTTTTTGGTGATTTTGAGACCCGCTGGCTGCAGCGCATCGACAACCAGCCCGGTGGCCGTCAAAGCGCCGTCCAGCTGATGACATCCTCCAATCCCGTTGTCATCCCTCGCAACCATCAGATTGAACGGGCCATTCAGTCCGCCTTTCAGGGTGACTTCAGCGTATTCGACGAACTGCGGCTGGTACTTGCCGAGCCTTTTATCGAACACCCCGGTCTCGCACACTATTCAGAGCCACCCCTCGCAAGCGAACGTGTTGCGATGACCTTTTGCGGTACATAA
- a CDS encoding CBS domain-containing protein, whose amino-acid sequence MEIREIVELVKDREVPIVSETCPLEAMMNIMHGFQHSRLVYVVNKQKELIGTISLDMLVRHILPHKFEPRIHPRRLLEMVTHEIARDIMLKNPVTATEDEDVELVLQRMIDANVQEIAILSSGRKVIIDLTMVDLLKSLPNLH is encoded by the coding sequence GTGGAGATCAGGGAAATCGTTGAACTTGTAAAGGATAGGGAAGTGCCCATAGTTTCGGAAACATGTCCCCTTGAAGCCATGATGAATATCATGCATGGCTTCCAGCACAGCCGACTGGTCTATGTGGTGAACAAACAGAAGGAACTTATAGGCACTATCTCGCTCGATATGCTTGTAAGGCACATCCTCCCACACAAGTTTGAGCCCAGGATACATCCACGCAGGCTTTTAGAAATGGTTACCCATGAGATCGCAAGAGATATCATGCTGAAGAACCCTGTAACGGCAACGGAGGATGAGGACGTTGAACTGGTGCTCCAGAGGATGATTGATGCTAATGTCCAGGAGATTGCAATTCTGAGCTCTGGACGGAAAGTGATCATAGATCTTACAATGGTGGACCTATTGAAATCTTTGCCTAATTTGCATTAG